The genomic window GGACAGCCAGGCCGGCCTCCCGCTCCTGAAGCGCAAGTCCAAGCGGACGAAATAGCCGGGGCGCATCCCCCGTAGGGACGGTTCGAGGCGGCGGGGTGCTGCCTCCGGCGAGCCACGAGGCTCGCCGTTCCACCCGATGAGAGCCGCCCCCGCGATGGGCGGCGGGGGAGTGCTGCGTGAAGAAGCTCTGGTCTCTGGTCTGTGTCTCCGTCTGTCTCCTCCTGCCGGCCGTCGCGCTCGCCGATGGCCCCCGCGACCGCGTGGTCTTCGGGCAGGACGTGCACGTCGCGGCCGGTGAGGTGGTGAACGACGCGGTCGCCTTCGGGGGCGACGTGGTCGTCGAGGGCGAGGTGCGCGGCGACGCGGTCTCGTTCGGGGGCGGCGTGGAGCTGCGCGAGGGCGCCACCGTGCGCGGCGACACCGTCGTCTTCGGCGGCGACGTGCGCGGCTCGGAGCGCGCGTCCGGCGAGCAGGTGGTCTTCGGCGGCGACGCGTCGGCGAGCGCGGAGTCGGGGTTCTGGAGCTGGGTGGAGGACACGGTGCGATCGCTCGTGGCGCACGTGCTGCTGTTCCTGCTCGGCCTGCTGCTGTTGGGGGCGGGCCGCGAGCGGCTCCGTGCGATGCAGGCGACGATGGTGCGCGACGGCCTCAAGACCGCGGGCACCGGGCTGCTCGCCTACGTCATCGCGGGCGTCGCGATCGTCGTACTCGCCATCACGCTCGTCGGCATCCCGGCCGCGGTGGTGCTCGGGCTGGCCTTGCCCGTGGCGACCTACGTGGGCCTCGCCGCGGCGGCCACCGTCATCGGCGCGGCGCTGCCGCTCGAGGGGTTGAAGGGCCAGGAGGTGCTCCAGCTCGCGCTGGGGGTCGGCGTCCTCTTCTTCGCCTCGATCGTGCCCACGGTCGGCACGGTGGCCAGCGTCGCCTTCGCCTGCCTCGGCTTCGGCGCGCTGATCCGCACGCGCTTCCGCACCGACCCGCCCGAGGATCTCCCGTCGGGCGAGGGCGCGTATCGCACGCCGGCCGCCGGCTGAGCCGCGCCGCGCTTGACAGGGCGCTCCACATGGCCAATTTCCCGCCGCAATGACGGACACGACCGACACCGAAAAGACCACCCACCGCTTCGAAGCCGAGGTGGAGCAGGTGCTCCGCCTCGTCATCGAGTCGCTCTACTCGAACCGAGAGGTCTTCCTCCGGGAGCTCGTCTCGAACGCAGCCGACGCCCTCGACAAGCTGCGCTTCCGCGCGGTGACCGAGCCGGCCCTGAAGGACGCGGAGCTGAAGATCCGGCTGGTGCCCGACCGCGAGGCGAAGACGCTGACGGTCTGGGACTCGGGCGTGGGCATGACGCGCGAGGAGCTCACCTCGAACCTCGGCACCATCGCCAAGAGCGGCACCCGTGAGCTGGCGCAGAAGCTGAAGGAGGCCAAGGAGGCGGGCGACGTCTCGCTGATCGGTCAGTTCGGCGTCGGCTTCTACAGCGCCTACCTCGTGGCCGATGAGGTCGAGGTGGTGAGCCGCGCGGCGGGCGCGGACGAGGCCTTCCGCTGGACCTCCGCCGGCAAGGGCGAGTTCACCGTCGAGCCGGCCGAGCGCGAGGCCCACGGCACGAGCGTGGTGCTCCACCTCAACGACGAGCACCAGGAGTACCTCGACCCCGTCACGCTGCGTCGGCTGGTGGAGCGCTACAGCGACTACCTCAGCTGGCCCATCGAGCTCTCGACGACGAAGAAGGTCGGCGACTCTTACGAGACGGCGTTCGAGTCGATCAACAAGGGCACCGCGCTCTGGCAGCGCCCGCGCGCCGAGGTGGAGGACGAGCAGTACGTCGAGCTCTACCACCACCTCACCAACGACTGGGAGAAGCCGCTCGCGTGGCGGCACTTCAAGCTCGAGGGCACGCTCCAGTTCGCGGGCATCGTGTTCGTGCCCAAGGTCGCGCCCATGACCATGTGGATGCCGGAGGCGACCCACGGCGTGCGCCTCTACGTCAAGCGCGTGTTCATCATGGACGACGCGGAGGAGCTGCTCCCGAAGTGGCTGCGCTTCGCGCGGGGCGTGGTCGACAGCGAGGACCTGTCCCTCAACGTCAGCCGCGAGCTGCTCCAGGACTCGCGCATCGTGCGCACGATTCGCAAGCAGATCGTCAAGCAGACGCTCGACTTGCTCGAGGAGATGGCCAAGGAGAAGCCCGAGGACTACGCGAGCTTCTGGGCGCAGTTCGGCGCGATCCTCAAGGAGGGCCTCCACATGGAGCCCGAGCAGGCCGACGCGCTGAAGCCGC from Sandaracinaceae bacterium includes these protein-coding regions:
- the htpG gene encoding molecular chaperone HtpG, which encodes MTDTTDTEKTTHRFEAEVEQVLRLVIESLYSNREVFLRELVSNAADALDKLRFRAVTEPALKDAELKIRLVPDREAKTLTVWDSGVGMTREELTSNLGTIAKSGTRELAQKLKEAKEAGDVSLIGQFGVGFYSAYLVADEVEVVSRAAGADEAFRWTSAGKGEFTVEPAEREAHGTSVVLHLNDEHQEYLDPVTLRRLVERYSDYLSWPIELSTTKKVGDSYETAFESINKGTALWQRPRAEVEDEQYVELYHHLTNDWEKPLAWRHFKLEGTLQFAGIVFVPKVAPMTMWMPEATHGVRLYVKRVFIMDDAEELLPKWLRFARGVVDSEDLSLNVSRELLQDSRIVRTIRKQIVKQTLDLLEEMAKEKPEDYASFWAQFGAILKEGLHMEPEQADALKPLLRFESSAVEGLTSLAEAKERMKEGQKALYYVIGESRKQVEASPHIESLKKKGYEVLFCTDPVDPFVMSSVTEWDGTPIESASEGKLEVDEDEKVDEERESALRDVKERFRVKLQDVVSEVRVTTRLTDSPVCLVIPQGGLQPHLERILRAAQKDVPEQKRILEINPDHPVIENLRKMLEGAKAVEKVDEWITLLYDQAKIAEGSAIDDPASFNRRITALLEEASQRASS